One region of Podospora bellae-mahoneyi strain CBS 112042 chromosome 1 map unlocalized CBS112042p_1.2, whole genome shotgun sequence genomic DNA includes:
- the GPH1_1 gene encoding Non-essential glycogen phosphorylase (EggNog:ENOG503NVUR; COG:G; CAZy:GT35), translating to MLISNCLAGLADLGFRIEDVIEQEHDAALGNGGLGRLAACFLDSLASLNYPAWGYGLRYRYGIFKQEIIDGYQVEVPDYWLDFNPWEFPRHDVTVDIQFFGHVRKSTDENGRTVAHWEGGEIVKAVAYDVPIPGYATPSTNNLRLWSSTAASGEFDFQKFNNGDYESSVADQQRAETISAVLYPNDNLERGKELRLKQQYFWVAASLYDIVRRFKKSKRPWKEFPEQVAIQLNDTHPTLAVVELQRILLDLEGLEWDEAWNIVTNTFGYTNHTVLPEALEKWSVPLIQHLLPRHLQIIYDINLYFLQSVERRFPEERDLLGRVSIIEESQPKMVRMAHLAIVGSHKVNGVAELHSDLIKTTIFKDFVTIFGPDKFTNVTNGITPRRWLHQANPRLSELISSKTGGKDFLTDLNELNKIELYVKDKAFRKEWADIKLANKERLAKHIQASAGVTVDPTALFDVQVKRIHEYKRQQLNIFGVIHRYLTLKAMSPEERKKQQPRVSIFGGKAAPGYWMAKQIIHLINSVGKVVNNDEDIGDLLKVVFLEDYNVSKAEIIIPASDISEHISTAGTEASGTSNMKFVLNGGLIIGTCDGANIEITREIGENNIFLFGNLAEDVEDLRHAHTYGTHEIDPDLNRVFQEIEKGTFGSTQDFAALISAVRDHGDYYLVSDDFHSYIETQALVDDAYRNQEEWITKCITSVARMGFFSSDRCINEYAEGIWNIEPLRVEKEEGA from the exons ATGCTGATCAGCAACTGTTTAGCTGGCCTCGCCGACCTTGGTTTCCGCATTGAGGATGTGATTGAACAAGAACACGACGCTGCTCTCGGCAATGGTGGTTTGGGCCGCCTTGCCGCTTGCTTCCTGGACAGTCTTGCCAGTCTCAACTACCCAGCTTGGGGTTACGGCTTGCGATATCGCTATGGCATCTTCAAACAGGAGATCATTGATGGGTACCAGGTGGAAGTTCCTGATTATTGGTTGGACTTCAATCCTTGGGAGTTCCCTAGACACGATGTTACTGTTGATATCCAATTCTTTGGCCACGTTCGCAAGTCGACTGATGAGAACGGGAGGACCGTTGCCCACTGGGAGGGCGGTGAGATCGTCAAGGCAGTCGCCTACGATGTGCCCATCCCTGGTTACGCGACCCCTTCTACGAACAACTTGAGGTTGTGGTCCAGCACAGCAGCCAGTGGCGAGTTTGACTTCCAGAAGTTCAACAACGGTGACTACGAAAGCTCTGTGGCCGATCAGCAACGCGCCGAGACAATCTCGGCGGTGCTTTACCCCAACGACAACCTTGAGCGCGGAAAGGAGCTGCGTCTGAAGCAGCAATACTTCTGGGTTGCCGCCTCGCTGTACGACATTGTCCGTCGTTTCAAGAAGTCCAAGCGCCCCTGGAAAGAGTTCCCCGAGCAGGTTGCCATCCAGCTCAATgacacccacccaaccctcgCGGTTGTTGAGCTCCAGCGCATTCTGCTGGATCTGGAGGGTCTCGAGTGGGATGAGGCTTGGAACATCGTCACTAACACTTTCGGCTACACCAACCACACCGTGCTCCCTGAAGCCCTCGAGAAGTGGTCTGTTCCCCTGATTCAGCATCTTCTTCCCCGTCATCTGCAGATCATCTACGACATCAACCTCTACTTCCTCCAGAGTGTCGAGCGCCGATTCCCCGAGGAGCGCGATCTTTTGGGGCGCGTTTCCATCATTGAGGAGTCGCAGCCCAAGATGGTTCGCATGGCTCATCTCGCTATTGTGGGTTCTCACAAGGTCAATGGTGTTGCTGAGCTGCACTCGGATCTCATCAagaccaccatcttcaaggaCTTCGTGACCATCTTCGGCCCCGACAAGTTCACCAACGTCACAAACGGTATCACGCCTCGCAGATGGCTTCATCAGGCCAATCCCCGTCTGTCCGAATTGATTTCGAGCAAGACTGGTGGCAAGGACTTTTTGACGGACCTCAATGAGCTCAACAAGATCGAGCTGTACGTCAAGGATAAGGCTTTCCGCAAGGAATGGGCCGACATCAAGCTTGCCAACAAGGAGCGTCTTGCCAAGCATATCCAGGCGAGCGCGGGCGTCACCGTCGACCCAACCGCCCTATTTGATGTGCAAGTCAAGCGTATTCATGAGTACAAGCGCCAGCAGCTCAACATCTTTGGTGTTATCCATCGTTACCTCACACTCAAGGCTATGTCACCCGAGGAGcgcaagaagcagcagccaagaGTGTCCATTTTTGGCGGCAAGGCTGCTCCGGGATACTGGATGGCCAAGCAGATTATCCACTTGATTAACAGTGTGGGTAAGGTGGTCAACAACGATGAGGACATTGGCGACCTGCTCAAGGTGGTTTTCCTCGAGGACTACAACGTGAGCAAGGCCGAGATCATCATTCCTGCCTCGGACATCAGCGAGCACATCTCGACTGCCGGTACTGA GGCCTCTGGCACAAGTAACATGAAGTTTGTACTCAATGGTGGTCTCATCATCGGTACCTGCGACGGTGCCAACATCGAGATCACGCGCGAGATTGGGGAGAACAACATCTTTTTGTTCGGCAACCTTGCTGAAGATGTTGAGGATCTCCGCCACGCACACACGTACGGCACGCATGAGATTGACCCCGATCTCAACCGGGTATTCCAGGAAATCGAGAAGGGCACCTTCGGCAGCACACAAGATTTTGCCGCTCTGATCTCGGCTGTCCGAGACCACGGCGACTACTATCTTGTTTCTGACGACTTCCACTCATACATTGAAACGCAAGCGTTGGTGGACGATGCGTACCGGAATCAGGAGGAGTGGATTACCAAGTGCATCACATCGGTAGCGAGAATGGGCTTCTTCAGCTCGGATCGCTGTATCAATGAGTATGCTGAGGGCATCTGGAACATCGAGCCTCTCCgtgtggagaaggaggaaggagcgTAG
- the GPH1_2 gene encoding Non-essential glycogen phosphorylase (EggNog:ENOG503NVUR; COG:G): MASESLPTRQRRPSMGAPIVDIQGSVGPAGISRPKHKRTFTGFGAGEIKSVEASIPEPQREAWLKHQVSGFKDKDGFESEVVRHVETTLARSMFNCDESAAYSACSLAFRDRLILEWNRTQQRQTFVDSKRLYYLSLEFLMGRALDNAMLNIGQKDTAKGEWALKGCGI; this comes from the exons ATGGCGTCCGaatccctccccaccagaCAGCGTCGCCCCTCCATGGGAGCCCCGATTGTGGACATCCAGGGCTCTGTCGGCCCAGCGGGCATCTCCCGGCCCAAGCACAAACGCACCTTTACCGGCTTCGGTGCCGGAGAGATCAAGAGTGTGGAAG CTTCCATCCCTGAGCCGCAACGTGAGGCCTGGCTGAAGCATCAGGTCAGCGGTTTCAAGGACAAAGATGGCTTCGAGTCTGAGGTCGTCCGTCATGTCGAGACCACGCTCGCTCGTAGCATGTTCAACTGCGACGAATCTGCAGCTTATTCGGCATGCAGTCTCGCCTTCCGCGATCGCCTTATCCTTGAGTGGAACCGCACCCAGCAGCGCCAGACGTTCGTTGACAGCAAGAGACTTTACTACCTAAGCTTGGAGTTCCTGATGGGAAGGGCTCTCGACAACGCTATGCTCAATATCGGACAAAAGGATACGGCCAAGGGTGAGTGGGCTCTGAAGGGGTGTGGCATTTGA
- the HOG1 gene encoding MAPK protein hog1 (COG:T; EggNog:ENOG503NVMG), whose translation MAEFVRAQIFGTTFEITSRYSDLQPVGMGAFGLVCSAKDQLTSANVAIKKIMKPFSTPVLAKRTYRELKLLKHLKHENVISLSDIFISPLEDIYFVTELLGTDLHRLLTSRPLEKQFIQYFLYQIMRGLKYVHSAGVVHRDLKPSNILVNENCDLKICDFGLARIQDPQMTGYVSTRYYRAPEIMLTWQKYDVEVDIWSAGCIFAEMLEGKPLFPGKDHVNQFSIITELLGTPPDDVINTIASENTLRFVKSLPKRERQPLKNKFKNADPAAIDLLEHMLVFDPKKRITATEALSHEYLAPYHDPTDEPVAEEKFDWSFNDADLPVDTWKIMMYSEILDYHNVEAGSVSMEGQFAGQ comes from the exons ATGGCTGAATTCGTTCGTGCTCAGATTTTTGGGACCACCTTCGAGATTACCTCGAG GTACTCGGATCTCCAACCTGTTGGAATGGGTGCTTTTGGACTTGTTTG CTCCGCCAAAGACCAGCTCACCAGCGCCAAtgtcgccatcaagaagatcatGAAGCCCTTCAGCACTCCCGTACTTGCCAAGAGAACATACCGAGAGCTCAAGCTGCTGAAGCACTTGAAGCACGAAAATGTTATCTCCCTCAGTGACATCTTCATCTCTCCACTGGAAGATAT CTACTTCGTCACCGAATTGCTCGGCACCGatctccatcgcctcctcaCCTCTAGACCTCTTGAAAAGCAGTTCATCCAGTACTTTTTGTACCAGATCATGCGCGGACTGAAATACGTGCACTCGGCCGGCGTTGTCCATCGCGATTTGAAGCCAAGCAACATTCTGGTCAACGAAAACTGCGATTTGAAGATTTGCGACTTCGGTCTGGCTCGCATTCAAGACCCCCAGATGACGGGTTACGTTTCGACGAGATATTACCGCGCACCCGAAATTATGCTCACGTGGCAAAAGTATGATGTTGAGGTGGATATTTGGAGTGCCGGTTGCATCTTCGCTGAGATGCTTGAGGGCAAGCCCCTTTTCCCTGGAAAGGATCATGTCAACCAGTTCTCCATCATTACTGAACTCTTGGGCACGCCCCCCGATGATGTTatcaacaccatcgccaGCGAGAAC ACCCTGAGATTTGTCAAGTCCCTTCCCAAGCGCGAACGACAACCGCTGAAGAACAAATTCAAGAACGCCGATCCTGCTG CCATCGATCTTTTGGAGCACATGCTCGTGTTCGATCCCAAGAAGCGGATAACGGCCACCGAGGCGTTGTCGCACGAATACCTGGCACCATATCACGATCCTACCGATGAGCCAgttgccgaggagaagtTCGACTGGAGCTTCAACGACGCTGATTTGCCAGTTGACACATGGAAGATAATGAT GTACTCGGAAATTCTGGACTATCACAACGTCGAGGCCGGCAGTGTTTCCATGGAGGGTCAATTCGCGGGTCAATGA